One stretch of Streptomyces zhihengii DNA includes these proteins:
- a CDS encoding CDP-diacylglycerol diphosphatase — protein sequence MNDNDTANGVPRRRFVALSGALGAGALLAGSAGGASAASGPVPAGPASCPCPCPTDPNPPGGGQSPCPPAHMQALCGSPADNDSLWHDVRYCTQGIAPPPPQQKPDCLKVTSHYVVLHGKPVSPHNFLLLPSCRITGIECPFIVTNDAANYWDAAWENARSGGSVPVQFPNIGLGVNSKGARRLNQLHIHMAGVRASTQRRLQELEATGRVAFQPSQWGDLQYQAAVTGTLGSGDRTYRVLRLNSLDQNLFALLNRYVVVRFGLDMADQTLVVVPKTTPAGGFAGSFYVLNSDASLHDGTSTCDHLLVYT from the coding sequence ATGAACGACAACGACACGGCGAACGGCGTCCCCCGGCGCCGCTTCGTCGCACTCTCCGGCGCCCTCGGTGCCGGCGCGCTGCTCGCCGGTTCCGCGGGTGGCGCGTCAGCGGCGTCGGGCCCCGTGCCCGCCGGCCCCGCGTCGTGTCCGTGCCCCTGCCCCACCGACCCGAACCCGCCCGGGGGAGGCCAGAGTCCCTGCCCTCCCGCGCACATGCAGGCCCTGTGCGGCAGCCCCGCCGACAACGACTCCCTCTGGCACGACGTGCGGTACTGCACCCAGGGCATCGCCCCGCCGCCGCCCCAGCAGAAGCCCGACTGCCTGAAGGTCACATCGCATTACGTCGTCCTGCACGGCAAGCCGGTCTCCCCGCACAATTTCCTGCTCCTGCCGAGTTGCCGGATCACGGGAATCGAGTGCCCGTTCATCGTCACGAACGACGCCGCGAATTACTGGGACGCCGCGTGGGAGAACGCGCGGAGCGGGGGCAGTGTCCCCGTGCAGTTCCCGAACATCGGACTGGGGGTCAATTCGAAGGGAGCCCGCCGGCTCAACCAGCTCCACATCCACATGGCGGGCGTCCGGGCGAGCACCCAGCGGCGGCTCCAGGAACTGGAGGCGACCGGGCGCGTCGCCTTCCAGCCGTCGCAGTGGGGCGACCTCCAGTACCAGGCCGCCGTGACCGGCACCCTCGGCTCCGGCGACCGCACCTACCGGGTGCTCAGGCTCAACAGCCTCGACCAGAACCTCTTCGCCCTGCTGAACCGGTACGTGGTGGTGCGGTTCGGGCTGGACATGGCCGACCAGACCTTGGTCGTCGTGCCGAAGACGACACCGGCGGGCGGATTCGCCGGCAGCTTCTACGTCCTCAACAGCGACGCGTCGCTCCACGACGGCACCAGCACCTGCGACCACCTGCTCGTCTACACCTGA